DNA sequence from the Nicotiana tomentosiformis chromosome 3, ASM39032v3, whole genome shotgun sequence genome:
atccgcatagtcccatatttcttcttcacaaataacactagtgcaccccaaggtgatacacttggtctcacaaaaccctttgctaacaactcctcaagctactccttcaactccttcaattctttcggagccatacggtacggtgggatagatataggctgggtgcctggagccaaatcagtacgaaaatcaatatcatgatctagaggcatgcctggaaggtcagaaggaaacacatcggtgaACTCTCGGACTACTGGAATTGAATCAATCGCCGGAAACTCTTCGGTggtgtcccgaacataagctagataagccaaacaacccttctcgaccatatgtcgagccttcacaaaagagataacccgactagctGTACTAACCGAGGAACCATTCCACTCCAATCTTGGTAATGCTGGCATCGCTAAgataatagtcttggcatgataatcaaggatggtgtgatgtggagataaccagtccatgcccaagatgacatcaaagtcgatcatatcaagtAGTAAAAGGTCcgccctagtctcataaccacagaatgtgaccacacaggaccggtagatctgatccacaaccaCAGAATTGCCCACagaagtggacacataaataggagtacccaaggactcacaaggaatatccagaaaatgagcaaacagagatgacacatacgaataggtagaccctggatcaaataatatcaaagcatCGCTACCGCATGccgaaataatacttgtgatcacggcatctgaggccaatgcatctggtctagccagaaatgcatagaatctggctggagcgCCAGTGGGCTGGCCTCCGCCTAACTGAACAGTAGCTGACTGGCCTCcccctgcccgacctccacctctaagacgGCCCCTGCCAGCCTGCCCTCCTCCTCTGGGCGGCCGGACAGCTGATGTTGTAATCATAGGcagctgaccctgctgcactgccttgccccgaagcctgggcaAAATCTCCTCATGTAACCGagatctccgcactcgaaacaacccctcagtATGGTGATCTGCTGCCCTGATGTCTGATCCTGATGGCCTGTAGACCCACTGGAAGAAGCCTGAATAGCCGGTGGCCGGTATAAACTCTCCGACATGGCACAAAGATAGGAGCTGGAAGAACCCTGGTGACTtgagtacccactggaagaaccctggagGGATGGTGGGTAGTAAGAACTCTCAGGTGTGGCACGGAAATAGAGGCATGCTGGAGCACCTTGAGGAGGTGGTGGTGATGAATATGGGGGCctactaggctgacccctcccaaactaacatctgcccctagccggggcacctctaaactctcca
Encoded proteins:
- the LOC138908549 gene encoding uncharacterized protein; protein product: MDVPDPGGATPPIARGRGRAPARGRGRGHPRDAPVTQPADPVEDPIIEKQGEAGIFLADPATSQAGGGAQTPTAQAPGHAAAVYQTPGTLPMDGAQPITAVALETRSAMDSDPQKLLDRWTRLHPPFFGGERHEDAQDFIDRCRDRLYNMRILESHGVDFTTSQLEGRAHRRWQSYLLGRLAGSPPMTWSQFTQLFLDMYIPPSEREELRYQFDHLEQGFFQWVLKSPGFFQLLSLCHVGEFIPATGYSGFFQWVYRPSGSDIRAADHHTEGLFRVRRSRLHEEILPRLRGKAVQQGQLPMITTSAVRPPRGGGQAGRGRLRGGGRAGGGQSATVQLGGGQPTGAPARFYAFLARPDALASDAVITSIISACGSDALILFDPGSTYSYVSSLFAHFLDIPCESLGTPIYVSTSVGNSVVVDQIYRSCVVTFCGYETRADLLLLDMIDFDVILGMDWLSPHHTILDYHAKTIILAMPALPRLEWNGSSVSTASRVISFVKARHMVEKGCLAYLAYVRDTTEEFPAIDSIPVVREFTDVFPSDLPVCDGFLALRRSGTRRACEISRLSTFGMFLFGARIAQVVALDCTDVSCH